In the Octadecabacter sp. SW4 genome, one interval contains:
- a CDS encoding hemolysin III family protein — protein MKNPHAFPVLARSERIVDGVVHGIGVLLAITGAVLLIVFAALGASGAGMIAALSVYAAALIATFTASACYHLIPWQKGRAMLRRIDHAAIYLKIAGTYTPLVVLIGSGFAYAVLGVVWALAAIGMIAKLFFWRSPGRLGAWLYLGMGWLSMALIWSLFPLIPLGASILIAVGGLLYSSGVIFYSWQNLRFQTAIWHGFVLVASACFFAAIYWGALVLT, from the coding sequence ATGAAAAACCCGCACGCCTTTCCTGTTCTTGCCCGCTCTGAACGCATCGTGGACGGAGTGGTGCATGGCATTGGCGTGCTTCTGGCGATCACGGGCGCGGTGCTGTTGATCGTCTTTGCAGCGCTTGGGGCCAGCGGGGCGGGGATGATTGCCGCACTATCGGTTTACGCCGCCGCGCTGATCGCAACCTTTACCGCTTCGGCCTGTTATCACCTGATTCCCTGGCAAAAGGGGCGTGCCATGCTGCGCCGGATTGACCACGCGGCGATCTATTTGAAAATCGCGGGCACCTATACACCGCTGGTCGTGCTGATCGGCAGCGGTTTTGCCTATGCCGTGCTGGGTGTGGTCTGGGCGCTGGCCGCCATCGGCATGATCGCCAAACTGTTTTTCTGGCGCAGTCCCGGCAGGCTTGGCGCCTGGCTCTACCTTGGCATGGGGTGGCTCAGCATGGCGCTGATCTGGTCGTTGTTCCCGCTGATCCCATTAGGCGCAAGCATCCTGATCGCCGTGGGCGGGCTGCTGTATTCATCGGGCGTGATCTTTTACAGCTGGCAAAACCTGCGTTTTCAAACCGCAATCTGGCATGGATTCGTGTTGGTCGCCTCGGCCTGTTTCTTTGCTGCAATTTACTGGGGTGCGCTGGTCCTGACCTAG
- a CDS encoding diacylglycerol kinase translates to MLNQLRRIKQRAIWSWAGFVHVYRTEGSLMQWLVANVISGGLAIALPLSTAETALLLMGGVMVLAAECLNTAIERVVDDISTEIRDAARHAKDCGSAAVAVTAVAVGVAWVVILIGLAG, encoded by the coding sequence ATGTTGAATCAGTTACGCCGGATCAAGCAACGGGCCATTTGGTCCTGGGCCGGATTTGTCCATGTGTATCGCACCGAAGGCAGCCTGATGCAGTGGCTTGTCGCCAATGTGATCTCGGGCGGGCTGGCGATCGCGCTGCCGCTCAGCACTGCGGAAACGGCGCTTTTGCTGATGGGGGGCGTGATGGTTCTGGCGGCGGAATGTTTGAATACGGCTATTGAACGGGTGGTTGATGATATTTCCACCGAAATCCGCGACGCGGCGCGCCACGCCAAGGATTGTGGCAGTGCCGCCGTGGCGGTGACGGCCGTGGCTGTTGGTGTCGCCTGGGTGGTGATCCTGATCGGGCTGGCGGGTTAG
- a CDS encoding hydrolase — translation MQTNQLPFYDDSVNETGCCPRFDPLPWDDQDLHFASKPFTRATTRSFFHIPLNMGRVFSRVLDKVEKSGGYDNSDFVVLSRDLSPWRAEHLFATPKPLAGEEQVTLSGDFVTKAYEGPYSQMGQWFKDMQALAAMQGTKDAEVYFFYPTCPKCAKAYGANHVIGFAKLT, via the coding sequence ATGCAAACCAACCAGCTCCCGTTTTATGATGACAGCGTGAATGAAACCGGCTGTTGCCCGCGGTTTGACCCGCTGCCTTGGGACGATCAGGACCTGCACTTTGCCAGCAAACCCTTCACCCGCGCCACGACCCGCAGTTTTTTCCATATTCCCCTGAATATGGGCCGCGTATTTTCGCGGGTTCTGGACAAGGTCGAAAAATCCGGCGGCTATGACAACAGCGATTTTGTGGTCCTCAGCCGCGATCTGTCGCCCTGGCGCGCCGAGCACCTGTTCGCGACCCCCAAACCACTGGCGGGCGAAGAACAGGTAACCCTGAGCGGCGATTTCGTGACCAAAGCCTATGAGGGGCCATATTCGCAGATGGGCCAGTGGTTCAAGGACATGCAAGCCCTCGCCGCCATGCAGGGCACCAAGGACGCCGAGGTCTACTTTTTCTACCCCACCTGCCCCAAATGCGCCAAAGCCTACGGCGCGAACCACGTGATCGGCTTTGCCAAACTGACCTAG
- a CDS encoding DUF6455 family protein, protein MGDTRAHFWLMMRMSKTVGVDLGEALREGRLSARSYADAVTRCRGCDNAQGCAAWLDQTETAAHTPVYCRNADVFDGLSRA, encoded by the coding sequence ATGGGTGATACACGCGCGCATTTCTGGCTGATGATGAGAATGTCCAAGACCGTCGGTGTGGACCTTGGCGAGGCCCTGCGCGAGGGTCGGCTGAGCGCGCGCAGCTATGCAGACGCCGTAACGCGCTGCCGCGGCTGCGACAACGCCCAAGGTTGCGCGGCCTGGCTTGACCAGACCGAAACAGCCGCCCACACACCCGTCTACTGCCGCAATGCCGATGTGTTTGACGGGTTGAGTCGTGCTTGA
- a CDS encoding M48 family metallopeptidase, translated as MRYRSNVMMAALFALGLAACEVVAVDDAPAVAPKPAPPPITQTRDGRISARNFVQVVETVEPVAEQICRRQAPRLNCDFRIVIDDRPDMPPNAFQTVDEQGRPIIAFTLALIADAQNVDELAFVLAHEAAHHIAGHLDRQRQNATVGALVFGQLAGVTGGGDEAVRVAQELGAQVGARTYSKDFELEADVLGTRIAARAGYDPLRGAEFFFRIPDPGDRFLGTHPPNAERFEVVRRTVAGL; from the coding sequence GTGCGATACCGTAGTAATGTGATGATGGCCGCGTTGTTTGCGCTGGGCCTTGCGGCCTGCGAAGTTGTCGCGGTTGACGATGCGCCCGCTGTCGCACCAAAACCTGCGCCGCCCCCCATCACCCAGACCCGTGATGGCCGCATCTCGGCGCGCAATTTTGTGCAGGTCGTGGAAACTGTCGAACCTGTTGCCGAACAGATTTGCCGTCGCCAGGCGCCGCGCCTGAATTGCGATTTCCGCATTGTCATCGATGATCGCCCCGATATGCCGCCCAACGCCTTTCAGACCGTCGACGAACAGGGCCGTCCGATTATTGCGTTCACGCTGGCGCTGATTGCCGATGCGCAGAATGTCGATGAGCTGGCGTTTGTTTTGGCCCACGAGGCCGCCCATCATATCGCCGGTCATTTGGATCGCCAGCGCCAGAATGCCACTGTTGGTGCGCTTGTCTTTGGGCAGTTGGCGGGTGTGACCGGAGGCGGCGACGAAGCCGTGCGCGTGGCGCAGGAATTGGGCGCGCAGGTCGGCGCACGCACCTATTCCAAGGATTTCGAGCTTGAGGCAGATGTTCTTGGCACCCGTATTGCGGCCCGCGCCGGATATGATCCGTTACGCGGGGCTGAATTCTTTTTTCGCATTCCCGATCCGGGGGATCGTTTCCTTGGCACGCATCCGCCCAACGCAGAACGGTTCGAGGTCGTGCGCCGGACCGTTGCGGGGCTTTAG